One Miscanthus floridulus cultivar M001 chromosome 11, ASM1932011v1, whole genome shotgun sequence DNA window includes the following coding sequences:
- the LOC136492952 gene encoding ABC transporter G family member 25-like codes for MWDARAPQLRRRGQGVVISLLLLPLLLLLLLAGAASGQQQVQPPPLPPVPPADLPDVERQLNNLTDNVAATISDKFSFCVADAKEDWNEAFNYTSDLSFVDRCLTETRGDLPQRLCTPDEVKFYFSSLYDRDGDKNINLKTNINCNISYWEKGCDAGWACATNPVQDPRNRGSNGIPLRTSNCQACCEGFFCPRGLTCMLPCPLGSYCPRATANQTTGLCDPYKYQITPNTTNSCGGADMWADIQSTEEIFCPAGFHCPSTTKKDNCSSGHYCRLGSTAEEKCIIKGSCDENTENENIKILGACIVGALCLLLLIIYNFSDKFLSIRERRKARSRENAIQLARQQLKAQERWKAAKQFARRHVNDMQGHLSRTFSRRRSFRQKVVPEKSSHRVQEAPLMSQVQMQEMSDSAVFASQSTNEITEVMPSVIVDVSDDGEVVATKEKPVPKGKHRSTHTQVFKYAYGEIEKEKFQQQENKNLTFTGVIAMVKDQQKEITRPLLKVEFRDLTLMLGKKKLLRSINGELRPGRVTAVMGPSGAGKTTFLNAVTGKVSGYKMTGSVLVNGKNVNIRSYKKIIGFVPQDDIVHGNLTVEENLWFSAKCRLSASMKHRDKVLIVERVIDSLDLQGIRNSLVGTVEKRGISGGQRKRVNVGIEMVMEPSLLILDEPTSGLDSSSSQLLLRALRHEALEGVNVCAVVHQPSYTLYNMFDDLILLAKGGLMVYNGPVKMVEEYFTTLGIHVPDRVNPPDHYIDILEGIVKPESGIKAKHLPAHWMLHNGYEVPSDMQDDVKEIGEQTPQFRSSSSLSGSTPHCLPIRNAFAEECDRLEQHLSKPKDLSSRKTPGIFMQYKYYLGRVTKQRLREARLLMVDFLILGLAGICLGTIAKLSDKTFGMPGYIYTIIAVSLLCKIAALRSFSLERLQYFRERESGMSSLAYFLARDTIDHFSTVVKPIIYLSMFYYFNNPRSTIGDNYVVLFALVYCVTGIGYTFAICFSPGSAQLCSALIPVVLTLLSTQRSTPTFLKRLCYSKWALEGFIIVNAKKYPGVWLITRCGLLFQSQFDIHNYKLCILVLFMYGLFFRMVAFAAMILLKKR; via the exons ATGTGGGATGCGAGGGCTCCGCAGCTCCGGCGGCGGGGCCAGGGCGTCGtcatctccctcctcctcctccctctgctgctgctgctcctcctcgcaGGCGCCGCCAGCGGCCAGCAGCAGgtccagccgccgccgctgccccctGTGCCTCCCGCTGACCTGCCGGACGTGGAGAGGCAGCTCAACAACCTGACCGACAACGTCGCCGCCACAATCTCCGACAAGTTCAGCTTCTGCGTCGCCGACGC GAAGGAGGATTGGAACGAGGCGTTCAACTACACGTCCGACCTCAGCTTCGTGGATCGCTGCCTCACGGAGACCCGAG GTGACCTGCCTCAGCGTCTCTGCACACCCGATGAAGTCAAATTCTACTTCTCAAGTTTGTACGACCGTGATGGCGACAAGAACATCAACCTCAAGACAAACATAAACTGCAACATATCTTATTGGGAGAAGGGGTGCGATGCAGGATGGGCTTGCGCCACCAATCCGGTTCAAGATCCCAGGAACCGTGGTAGCAACGGTATCCCGCTGAGAACAAGCAACTGCCAAGCGTGCTGCGAGGGATTCTTCTGCCCCCGCGGTCTTACTTGCATGCTCC CTTGTCCACTAGGCTCATACTGTCCACGCGCCACGGCGAATCAGACAACTGGTCTTTGTGATCC ATACAAGTATCAGATAACTCCAAACACTACTAATAGCTGTGGAGGTGCTGACATGTGGGCTGATATCCAGAGCACTGAAGAGATCTTCTGCCCAGCTGGTTTCCACTGTCCAAGCACAACAAAAAAAGATAATTGTAGCAGTGG GCACTATTGCAGATTGGGTTCCACCGCTGAAGAGA AGTGCATAATAAAGGGCTCCTGTGATGAAAACACAGAGAATGAAAACATCAAAATTCTTGGAGCTTGCATAGTG GGTGCATTGTGCCTGCTGCTTCTTATCATATACAACTTCTCAGACAAATTCCTCAGCATCCGCGAACGGAGGAAAGCAAGATCAAGGGAGAATGCCATTCAGCTGGCTCGGCAGCAGCTGAAGGCGCAAGAGAGATGGAAGGCCGCAAAACAGTTTGCAAGGAGGCATGTGAATGATATGCAGGGTCATCTTTCACGCACATTTTCACGAAGGAGGTCATTTCGTCAGAAGGTAGTCCCAGAAAAGTCTAGCCACAGGGTGCAGGAAGCACCACTGATGAGTCAGGTCCAGATGCAGGAAATGTCAGATTCTGCTGTGTTTGCTTCTCAGAGCACAAATGAGATAACAGAAGTAATGCCATCAGTTATTGTCGATGTCAGTGATGATGGAGAAGTTGTTGCCACAAAGGAAAAGCCTGTGCCAAAAGGAAAGCACAGATCAACCCATACACAAGTATTCAAGTATGCATATGGCGAAATCGAGAAGGAGAAATTCCAGCAACAGGAGAACAAGAATCTAACCTTTACTGGTGTGATTGCCATGGTGAAGGATCAGCAGAAGGAGATAACTAGACCTTTGCTCAAGGTTGAGTTCAGGGACCTGACTTTGATGCTTGGAAAGAAGAAGCTGCTGAGATCTATCAATGGTGAACTCCGGCCAGGGCGTGTAACTGCTGTCATGGGCCCATCAGGGGCTGGCAAGACCACGTTCCTCAATGCCGTTACTGGGAAGGTGAGCGGCTACAAGATGACGGGTTCTGTCCTTGTTAATGGAAAGAACGTTAATATCCGTTCTTACAAAAAGATCATTGGATTTGTGCCACAAGATGACATTGTTCATGGAAACTTAACAGTGGAGGAAAACCTTTGGTTCAGTGCAAAGTGCAG GCTATCTGCAAGCATGAAGCATCGTGACAAGGTGCTCATAGTGGAGAGAGTAATAGATTCTCTGGATCTTCAGGGAATCAGAAATTCATTGGTTGGCACTGTTGAAAAGCGTGGGATTTCTGGGGGGCAGAGGAAGCGTGTCAATGTGGGCATTGAGATGGTGATGGAACCATCCCTTCTAATCCTGGATGAACCAACGTCTGGCCTGGATAGCTCCTCATCACAACTTCTCCTCAGAGCTCTTCGGCATGAGGCGCTCGAAGGTGTCAATGTCTGTGCTGTTGTTCATCAACCGAGCTACACATTGTACAACATGTTCGACGATTTGATACTCCTTGCAAAAGGAgggttgatggtttataatggccCAGTAAAGATGGTTGAGGAGTACTTCACAACTCTTGGAATCCATGTTCCTGACCGCGTAAATCCTCCAGACCACTACATTGACATTCTTGAGGGCATTGTGAAGCCTGAGTCTGGCATAAAAGCGAAGCACCTACCAGCGCACTGGATGCTACACAATGGCTATGAAGTACCAAGTGACATgcaagatgatgtcaaggaaattGGTGAACAAACCCCACAATTCAGGTCCAGCTCCTCACTATCTGGTTCAACCCCTCACTGCCTCCCAATCAGAAATGCGTTTGCAGAAGAGTGTGACCGTCTCGAACAGCATTTATCAAAACCAAAGGACTTATCTAGCAGAAAAACACCAGGGATATTTATGCAGTACAAATATTACTTGGGAAG GGTTACGAAACAGCGGCTGCGTGAAGCTAGGCTGCTCATGGTTGATTTCCTAATACTAGGGCTAGCTGGTATCTGCTTAGGGACGATAGCAAAGCTCAGTGACAAAACATTCGGGATGCCTGGATACATATACACTATAATTGCAGTTT CTCTACTGTGCAAGATTGCAGCACTGCGGTCATTTTCACTGGAGCGATTGCAGTACTTTAGGGAAAGAGAATCTGGGATGAGCTCTCTGGCATACTTCCTTGCTAGGGACACAATTGATCATTTCAGTACTGTTGTGAAGCCGATCATTTACCTATCTATGTTCTACTACTTCAATAACCCAAGATCAACAATTGGTGATAACTACGTTGTGCTCTTCGCACTTGTGTATTGTGTGACGGGGATAGGATACACTTTTGCTATCTGCTTCAGTCCTGGCTCAGCACAGCTG TGTTCTGCACTTATACCGGTTGTTCTAACTCTGTTATCCACTCAAAGGAGTACTCCAACATTTCTCAAGAGATTGTGCTACTCAAAATGGGCATTGGAAGGCTTCATAATTGTAAATGCCAAGAA GTATCCTGGAGTTTGGCTTATAACTCGCTGCGGCCTGTTGTTCCAGAGTCAATTTGATATCCACAACTACAAGCTCTGTATTTTGGTTTTGTTCATGTATGGTCTGTTCTTCAGGATGGTGGCATTTGCTGCAATGATTTTACTGAAGAAGAGATGA